A stretch of the Gossypium hirsutum isolate 1008001.06 chromosome D07, Gossypium_hirsutum_v2.1, whole genome shotgun sequence genome encodes the following:
- the LOC107956774 gene encoding GDSL esterase/lipase At2g42990: MASSIIIPWIFYIQILAISSKAIAAVPAIIVFGDSSIDSGNNNYLPTLAKCNFEPYGRDFPGGTPTGRFCNGRLPPDFVSEGFGLKPIIPAYLDPTFSISDFATGVCFGSSGSGYDNSTAAILKVFPLWKQVEFFKDYQTKLRAYLGDEKANEVISEALYIISVGTNDFLINYYNFPQRRAQFTIPKYEDFLIGNAEDFIRKIYSLGARKLSLTGLPPMGCLPLQRTLNLKNPHSCSEERNKVALKFNEKLKVSVVKLMIELPGLEVLYTDVYELLSQLITQPSQYGFEVAEAACCGTGLFETGILCNRLTPYTCLDADKYVFWDAFHPSERANKIMSDEMLPSLKLAFL; this comes from the exons ATGGCATCATCCATTATCATTCCCTGGATTTTCTACATTCAAATCTTAGCCATCAGTTCAAAAGCTATAGCTGCAGTGCCAGCTATAATCGTCTTTGGAGATTCATCTATTGATTCGGGTAATAACAATTACCTCCCAACACTTGCCAAGTGCAATTTCGAGCCTTATGGCCGTGATTTTCCCGGTGGCACCCCCACCGGACGTTTCTGCAATGGCCGGCTTCCTCCAGATTTCGTATCCGAAGGCTTTGGGCTCAAACCTATCATCCCGGCTTACTTGGACCCTACCTTTAGCATCTCTGACTTCGCCACTGGTGTTTGCTTTGGTTCTTCTGGATCTGGCTACGACAACTCTACAGCTGCTATACTG AAAGTGTTTCCTTTATGGAAACAAGTGGAATTCTTCAAGGATTACCAAACCAAACTACGAGCCTATCTTGGTGATGAAAAAGCGAATGAGGTCATCTCCGAGGCCTTATATATTATAAGCGTAGGGACCAATGATTTCCTCATAAACTACTATAACTTTCCTCAAAGGAGGGCCCAATTCACCATTCCAAAATATGAGGATTTCCTCATCGGCAATGCTGAGGATTTCATTAGGAAAATTTACAGTCTGGGAGCTCGGAAGTTGTCCCTGACCGGACTCCCACCGATGGGGTGTTTGCCACTGCAAAGAACATTGAACCTAAAAAACCCTCATAGCTGCTCGGAGGAACGCAATAAAGTTGCTTTGAAGTTCAATGAAAAGTTAAAAGTTTCGGTGGTAAAGCTGATGATCGAACTTCCAGGATTAGAAGTGTTGTACACAGATGTTTATGAGTTGCTTTCGCAGTTGATCACACAACCCTCCCAATACG GATTTGAGGTTGCAGAAGCAGCATGTTGTGGAACAGGGCTGTTTGAGACGGGGATACTGTGCAATCGCCTTACGCCATACACCTGTTTAGATGCAGACAAGTATGTATTTTGGGATGCCTTTCATCCCTCCGAAAGAGCAAACAAGATAATGTCAGATGAAATGCTTCCTTCCCTCAAACTAGCGTTTCTATGA